The nucleotide sequence CAATCAACGACGACATCACAAATGAGTGAAACCGAGAGCGAAAATGCAATGGCTCAAGAATTAAATGACTCTGAACTGGATGCGATCGCAGGCGGATGTAGCAGTACCATCACAATTTTACCCGTTAATCGACCGGGATCAACCTTCGTTGAATCGGATTCTGGCTTACCCTGTACAATCGGTTTAGCTCGTTCCCAAAGGGGAATAATTCCTAACACATCCGTTACCGTATTACTTAAATCCGTAACACCAGAAATAAACGTTCCAAAGGCAGAATTAAATGCTAGAAATGTTCCGATATTTAATCCACTTTCTCCTTTTGCTAAAGCCATTTGCATAAACAACATGGCAAACCAAAAGATCAGAATCGAACTAACTAAAGGTAACGCTTCATTAAACACGGAAACACTATCATCAATGCGTTTAATATCAGCCTTTAATTTAATTCGCTGACTATATTTTTTCGCCCAAGCCGCAAACGCTCGTCCTTCGGCTGCGGATACTCGTAATTTTGAAACGCCATTAATCAATTCTATGGTTAATCCATTAATATCGCCATCGGCGGTTTCTTGTTGTCGTTCTTTCCGAATTAAAAGCGTGCTTGATACAATCGTCACAATAACTGCAATTAACGTTAAACCAATACCCACTAAAGCCAATTGCCAACTATAAAAAAACATTAATGCTAAGTTTAATAACGAAAAAACAGCACTTAATAAGGTGCGTTGGGTTGCACCGCTAAGTTTACTTCTAATTTGACTAACCGCCATTAATCGTGTTAATAAATCTCCCGACGAATAAGCGCGGAAAAAGGCAGGTTTTAAATTCAGCAGTCGATCCCAAACCGCAGGTTGTAAAACTCCATCAGCCGCATTTTCCACTCGCAATGATAGAATTGCTTGCGCCATCCCAAAAGCAGATTTACCAATCGCAGTCGCCACTAAAACTAATCCGATTTGCCATAACAAAAGGCGATTACTATCAGGAATTGCATCATTAACTAAAATAGCTGTTGCTTGCGGTGTTACCATCCCTAATAGGGTTCCGATTATTCCTAACCCAATAATTGCAATAATATTTTTTTCATACCCTTTTGTTCCAAATTGAAATAACTCCGCAGTATGACGAATTAAGGGCGGTAACGGTCGATAAAACATATAACTCTCTGGGGAGAGTGTCTGCGCCACTGCTTTTGTAACTCGCGTTCGCGTTCGTTCAACGGGATCAAATAAAACATAACAATTGCCTTTTTCGGGTAATAAGGCGACAGGCTTTTTATCTGAGTAAGTATAAGCTAATAAAGGGCCGTATTCCTGTTTCCACCAATCCCCCATTAATAAAACACGACGAATTCTAAATTGAGACGCATTTGCGATGGCTTCTAATGGCTCTTTTACTCGATTAAAATCTTCAGACTGAGGGGGAGGATTGATAGTAATTCCAAGCACTCGACCGACTGGACCCGCCGCAATTAACAACGGTGTTCCTTGTGCAAAAAGTTCGGCTTGGCGAGGATGTAATACTCCGGTTAACTCTCCTAAAGCCGTTTCCGTAACTTGGTGGTTAAGACGTTCTCGTTCTTGAAATCGGCGAAATTTTTCTTCTTTCTTCTTAATTTCTACGAAGTTTAATAAATAAAATAAAAATTCATGAAATAGAGTGACTGTTGATAAGGTAATCTCTCCGAAATTTGGCTTTTGACTATCAATTTCAAATGCCTTAATCCCCACTTTTAGCTCAACTTCTTCTTTGGCTAAAACCCACATTCTAGATCCAAGGGGAAATACAGGAAAAGTTGGGTTTAATTTCAGTTCCTCAATCCCCATCCAACAAACTTCCCCCTGTTGTAATTTTACCCAAGTAATTGTTTCTGAAGGCGATCGCAATGCTTGACCTTTTTCTAAGGATAAATATTCAGAAGAATCTGCCAACAACATATTATCTGGTGCAGTTAGCTTTTGTCCTTTTAGCCATTCTCCCCAATGATTGATCCAACTTAATAAAAGAGCTAGACTAGCACTATTACCTGCTTTAATATCTGCTATCAAGTCATCAATATTTAAAGGAATTAATTCGGTTTCTTCTAGTGCGACTGCTAGAATACCTCTTTTTTCTTGAGGATTTGCACCAAATAAGGCTTCTCCTGCCTTAACCTCAAACAAATATCGACGACTTCCCTTTGATTCTTTGCCTTCAAAAAGAGTTATAAACACAGCTAAAGAACCCGATTGAACGATCCATAAGGTTTGCGGATCGTTCAATAATAGTAGTTCATTTCCTTTAATTCGATTAACTTTTTGAATCAAATTAACCATCGCTTTTCCTCATCCTTCCATAGTGCCAATTAAACGAGCGTAAGTTCCTTCTTGTCGGCGTAATTCTTCGTGAGTTCCCCGTTGAACAACCTTGCCTTTTTCTAAAACAATAATTTCATCACAATCACGAATTGTACTGAGGCGATGAGCCACTACAATACAAGAACAACCCCGCCGTCGTAAATTCCGATCAATGATTAATTCTGTTTCTGCATCTAAAGCACTGGTTGCTTCATCTAACACTAAAACAGCAGGATTTCTGACTAACGATCTCGCTATTTCTAACCGTTGTCGCTGTCCGCCACTCATGTTCATTCCTCCTTCATTTAAAACAGCATCATATCCTCCTGGCATATTTAAAATTAAGTCGTGAATTGCTGCATCTAAACAAGCTTCTACTAAATCTGATTCGGGTATTGTTGCATCCCAAAGGGTCAAATTTTCTCGCACTGTTCCCGCGAATAAAAAGATATCTTGTTCGACCATTGCTAATGAATTTGCAACAATAGAACGAGGATAATGCGATCGCGGAACACCATCAAATAAAATTTGTCCTGACCAAGGTGCGTAAAGTCCTGTCACCAACTTTGCAACCGTTGATTTTCCAGAACCACTACCCCCCACTAACGCCACTCTTTCCCCTGGTTTTAAACTTAAACTTAAATTTTCAATCAAAGGAGAATCTAAGCGATTATAGCCAAAACTAACATTGCGTAATTCAATATAACCTTCAAGTTGAAATGAGTCCTGACTAATCAAAAATAATGGAGAATTAGCAACCTTTTCCCCTTGACTCATTCTGTCTGCTTCCGAATCAACTGGATTTTGCAAAACATCATCAAGTCGGTTTAAATCTGCCTCTAATTCTTGCAGGGTACTGCCAAAATTAACAAGATTATTAACAGGTGTTAGAAATTGCTGGGTTAGACTTTGATAAGCAATCAACATTCCAATACTTAAATTACCGTTCATCACCCTTAAACCCCCAATAATTAAAATAGAGGCAGTCGCCAAAGCTGTTAAAAATGTGGGTAATATTGATAG is from Planktothrix sp. FACHB-1365 and encodes:
- a CDS encoding ABC transporter transmembrane domain-containing protein, whose amino-acid sequence is MVNLIQKVNRIKGNELLLLNDPQTLWIVQSGSLAVFITLFEGKESKGSRRYLFEVKAGEALFGANPQEKRGILAVALEETELIPLNIDDLIADIKAGNSASLALLLSWINHWGEWLKGQKLTAPDNMLLADSSEYLSLEKGQALRSPSETITWVKLQQGEVCWMGIEELKLNPTFPVFPLGSRMWVLAKEEVELKVGIKAFEIDSQKPNFGEITLSTVTLFHEFLFYLLNFVEIKKKEEKFRRFQERERLNHQVTETALGELTGVLHPRQAELFAQGTPLLIAAGPVGRVLGITINPPPQSEDFNRVKEPLEAIANASQFRIRRVLLMGDWWKQEYGPLLAYTYSDKKPVALLPEKGNCYVLFDPVERTRTRVTKAVAQTLSPESYMFYRPLPPLIRHTAELFQFGTKGYEKNIIAIIGLGIIGTLLGMVTPQATAILVNDAIPDSNRLLLWQIGLVLVATAIGKSAFGMAQAILSLRVENAADGVLQPAVWDRLLNLKPAFFRAYSSGDLLTRLMAVSQIRSKLSGATQRTLLSAVFSLLNLALMFFYSWQLALVGIGLTLIAVIVTIVSSTLLIRKERQQETADGDINGLTIELINGVSKLRVSAAEGRAFAAWAKKYSQRIKLKADIKRIDDSVSVFNEALPLVSSILIFWFAMLFMQMALAKGESGLNIGTFLAFNSAFGTFISGVTDLSNTVTDVLGIIPLWERAKPIVQGKPESDSTKVDPGRLTGKIVMVLLHPPAIASSSESFNS